Below is a genomic region from Chryseobacterium scophthalmum.
CAAGCTTACGGTGTGAAAGTAGCAGACGTTAGAACCATGATTTATGCGCCTAAAGTTTCTTCGAAATACACGAAAAAAGGTCTTCAAGTAGGAAAGACAAACAAATTGAAAAAAGCGGTTATCACTCTTGCTGAAGGGGAAGTAATCGATATTTTTGCTGTAAATTAATTATTAATTATAAATAATAGTAATGTCTGTTAGAAAATTAAAACCTATCACCCCAGGACAGAGATTCAGAATTGTAAATAATTTTGAGGAAATTACTACCAACAAACCAGAGAAATCTCTAACTGTTGGTATTAGTAAGTCAGGTGGACGTAACCAAACTGGTAAAATGACCATGCGTTACACCGGAGGTGGACACAAAAAGAAATACAGAATTATCGACTTCAAAAGAAACAAGCATGATGTTGAAGCAACGGTAAAAACTGTAGAGTACGATCCAAA
It encodes:
- the rplW gene encoding 50S ribosomal protein L23; the protein is MSLIIKPVISEKANYLTDLRGAYSFLVQPKANKIQIKNAIEQAYGVKVADVRTMIYAPKVSSKYTKKGLQVGKTNKLKKAVITLAEGEVIDIFAVN